The genomic interval CGCCGTTGGCATAACTTTTCTGTGCTGTTTCAATAATCTGATTGGCATATTGCGAACCTTCATTTTGAAAATACACTAAGTTTTTTTGCTGTTTTTCAAAGTTATTTCGTAATTCTTCTCGCTGTAGATTCAAAATCATTTTGCTTTTATCTAAAGCCAATTGTGATTGCGAAATGCTAATTTCTGCTGCTTTTGCTTTCGTTGTATTTACTCCTCCAAACAACGGAATTTGCAATCCAGCCGTGAAACCTTGAAATAACGATTCGGTGTTTATCGTCTGTGCGAAATAGCCCAAACCAACTTTTGGCGTTCTCAAAGCTTTAAAAGTTCCAGCTTCTTTTTGGTAAACCGAAATCTGCTGTTGGTAAAAATCAGTCAACAAACTTTCTGCTTTTGTATTTTGCTGACTTTCTACAAAAGTGTACTGCAAAGCTGTATTCTGATCTGGAACGATATTTTCATTTGTTTGAATAAAAAACTGAAGCTGTTTCTGATAAATTGCCAAATCGTATTCTAGTTGTGCTTTTTGCGTTTCAATTTCTTTGACTTTCGCTTTGGCGCTAATCACTTCAATATTTCCGCTTTCTCCAGTTTTAAAACGGAGTTCGGCATTCTTTAAAAATTTGGTGTAAATATCATTTAGTTCTGAATTTAATTTCTGAATCGAAATTCCATACAAATATTGATAATACGCCAAAGTCACCGCTTTTTCCAGTTCGTAAGAAGACAACGCTTTTCGTTTTTCAGCCAGTTTTGCCAATTCTTCTTGCAATTGACGATTCGCTTTTGTTATGTTTCCTAACGGGAAAAACTGCTGTACCGAAACATTATGGTCAAAATCGACGCTATTAAATTGTCCGCCTTGATATTGCACCTGAAGCGGATCGGGCTGAAAAGCTGCCTTTTTAAGAACAGTTTGTTTTTCTATTTCTTTATCGGCAATTTTTAAATCGATGTTGTTTGATTTGGCAAGTTCTATTGCTTTTTCTAAAGATATTTTTTGTTGTGCAAATGTTGTTGTGCATACCAATAGAAACGCAGTTAACCGCAAAGTTCGCAAGGAAAGCGCGAAGTTCGCAAAGGTTAATTTTCTTAAATTATATAGTAATTTTTTCATTTTCTTTTAATTTTTTCTTTGTGTCCTTTGCGTACACCTTAGCGTTCTTTGCGGTTAAACCCAAGCTCCAACATTAAATACAAAATCGGCAAAACGATTAATGTTAATAAAGTTGCCGAGAATAAACCTCCAATAACAACAGTTGCCAAAGGTTTCTGCACTTCTGCTCCACCGCTTGTAGACAAAGCCATTGGCAAAAATCCTAAAGAAGCTACGGCTGCGGTCATTAAAACTGGTCTTAATCTGGTTTTAGTTCCGATATAAACACGCTGCAACGGATCTGAAATACCTTCTGTTTTTAATTGATTGAAGTAGGAAATCAGAACAATTCCGTTTAAAACGGCAATTCCGAATAAAGCAATAAACCCAATTCCTGCCGAAATACTAAACGGCATTCCTCTTAAAACCAAAGCTAAAACTCCGCCCATCGCAGAAAGCGGAATAGCAGTAAAAATTAAAACGGCTTGTTTAATGCTATTAAAAGTAAAATAAAGCAGTACTAAAATTAACCCTAAAGCTACCGGCAAAGCCACAAGAAGTCTCTGCGACGCTTCGATTAAATTTTCAAATTGTCCTCCGTAAGTGATAAAATAACCTGACGGCAATTTGTAGTTTTTATCTAAACGCTGTTGAATTTCTTCTACAACACTTTGAATATCTCGTCCGCGAACGTTTAATCCAACTGTAATTCTTCTTTTTCCGTCTTCGCGAATAACCTGCACCGGACCTTGCTCATATTCAACCGAAGCAACTTGTGAAAGCGGTACTTGCTGCCCGTTTGGAAGCGGAATAAACAAATTGCTAACATCGGTAATATCGGCACGATTATCTTCATTCATTCTAACTACAACATCAAATCGTTTACTCTCTTCATAAATTTTTCCAGCACTTTCTCCCGCAAATGAAGAACGGATTATCTGATTAATGTCAGAAATATTCAATCCATATAAAGCGATTTTGTTGTAATCGTATTTTATGGTAATTTGAGGCAAACCTGTTACTTTATCGGCTTTCAAATCGCCAACGCCTTCAATACTTTTTATTTTCGAAATTAGTTCAGTTGCTTTTGCGTCTAGAATTTCTAAATCATCTCCAAATATTTTGATGGCAATATCAGAACGGCTTCCCGTCATTAATTCGTTAAAACGCATCTGAATGGGTTGCGAGATTTCTATATTAACGCCAGGAATTACTTCCATTTCTTCTTTCATTGCATTGGCCAAATCTTCCCAATTACGATACTTTCCTGACCATTCTTTTTTATCTTTCAGAACAATAATCAAATCGCCGCTCTCTATTGGCATTGGATCAGTCGGAATTTCACCGCTTCCAATTTTGCTTACAATCGTTTTTATTTCGGGAAATTTTGCTTTTAAAATCTGCTCGTATTTTGTAGTCGTTTCAACGGTTTGCGTGAGCGAACTTCCCGTCATAATTGTGGCATTCATTGCTAAATCTCCTTCTTCGATTGTTGGAATAAACTCGCCTCCCATATTTTGAAAAATGATAACGCTCAAGGCGAATAATCCGATGGCGACTGCAAGCACAACTTTTTTAAATTCTAAAGCTTTTTTCAGCAAAGGCATATACAGGTTTTCGAGCCATAAAATCATACGGTCGCTAAAGTTTTCTTTGTGTTCTGTTTTCTTAGACAAAAACAAAGCACTCATCATTGGCACATAAGTTAAAGACAAAATAAAAGCGCCAATAATCGCAAAACCAACTGTCATTGCCATTGGTTTGAACATTTTCCCTTCGGTGCCAATTAATGCTAAAATCGGCAGATAAACTATTAAGATTATAATTTCACCAAAAGCGGCACTATTTCTAATCTTTGAAGCCGAATTATAGACTTCAGCATCCATTTCTTCTTGTGATAATTCTTTTTTGTTTTTGAATTTCTGCAAATGATGCATCGTCGCTTCTACAATAATTACGGCGCCGTCTACGATAATTCCGAAATCAATTGCGCCTAAACTCATTAAATTTCCACTTACTCCAAAAAGATTCATCAAAATAATGGCAAAAAGCATTGCAAGCGGAATTACAGAAGCCACAATTAATCCTGCACGAAGATTTCCTAAAAATAGAATTAGTACAAAAATGACAATTAAAGCTCCTTCTAATAAGTTTTTTGTAACCGTTCCGATGGCATTATCAACCAATTTTCCACGATCGATAAAAGCTTCTGCAACAACGCCTTCTGGAAGACTTTTATTAATTTGAATCATTTTTTCGTGAATTCGATCGACAACGGCTTTTGAATTTTCGCCTTTAAGCATTAAAACCAAACCAGAAACAATTTCACCTTTTCCATCTTTTGTAGAAGCGCCGTAACGTAACGCAACACCTTCTCGAACCTCAGCTACATCTCGAACCAAAACAGGCGAACCATTTCTGTTTTTAACAACAACATTTCCTAAATCTTTCGTTCCTTTTGCCATTCCGACTCCTCGAATGAAATAGGCATATTGATCTTTTTCAATGTAAGCTCCTCCCGTATTTTGGTTGTTTTTTTCTAAAGCATCAAAGATTTCTGTAATTGTAACTCCCAAACTATTTAAGGTGTTTGGATTAACAGCAATTTCATATTGCTTTAGTTTTCCTCCCCAAGAACTTACATCAGCAACACCTTTAATTCCTTGCAATTGCGGAATAATAATCCAATCTTGAATTGTTCTTAGATCAACAGCGCTGTATTTATTTTCATAACCTTTTTTGGCATAAACATCATATTGATAAATTTCGCCCAAACCTGTACTAATCGGAGCCAATTCTGGCGATCCTACGTATTCGGGAATATTTTCTTCTGCTTGTTTTAATCGTTGAAAAATTTGTTCTCGCGCCCAATAAATATCAACATCATCTTCAAAAACAACGGTTACAACCGATAATCCGAAACGAGAAATACTTCGAAGTTCTATCACTTCTGGAACTGTTTTTACGGCTTGTTCTAACGGATAAGTAATTAATTGCTCTACTTCTTGACTGGCAAGCGTGGGAGCTGTGGTAATAATCTGTACCTGATTATTGGTAATATCAGGAAGTGCATCTAATGGCAGTTTTTTTAAGGAATAACTTCCTACGGCAATTAATACCAAAGTAAATAATAGTATAATGAACTTATTCTTTATACTAAATTGTATGATTTTATCTAACATTTTAAATTATAATGAAATGAGAAATGAGACAATCTCTTGTCTATCTTGATTTTGTGGAAATCCACACTTCTCTAATCCAAATTCTGATTCCGATAATTATCGATACAGAAAGGATTTCATTATCCTAATTGAGGCGGCTGCCAAATACTTCCGTAGAAATTAGAAGCTAAAATAGAATTGTAACTTGGTAACGGACTTAAAATAAGATGATCAGTTTGTGGAAATTCAAAAGTTATCGGAGTTTGATAACTTAAAACCTGAGCCCCACAGCAATTACATGCACAAAATGGCGAGCATAAATCATTTTCTTTGTCATGTGAATGATTCTCTTCTGAAGAAAATTGAGCTGTTTTATGCATAGCACTGTTCACTTCCATATCTGCGCAAGGCATATTCGAAAGTGCCATCAAATAAACTGACAGTATAATTGCTATCCATTTCATATCACAAAAATAGGATTTATTCTTTTACGAATTATAAATTTATTTTTAACTCATTACATCTTAAGACAAACTTAAACATTACAAAAAACACTGAATCACAAAAACTTACCATATTAGTTTATTAAAAAAAACGCAAAATGTTAAAAATTTTTAATTAACTTTAACACAATTAACCACCATAAAAATTAGTTCATACCCTTTTTTTATAATCCTGTAAAACAAAAGACAAGCCGAAATTCCCTCAGAATACATTAGTACAATATTATTTCAAGCAGTTTATTTAATCAATTAAACACTTTATTCTATGAAATGTAAAAAACTAATATCAGCCCTTTTACTATTATGCAGCATTCAAATTTTCGGACAAGTTTATACAGATAAAGTTGTTGGAGAAAAAAATCAAGAGGTTAAAGATAGCCTCAAAGTCGCCGATTATCCTTATGCATTACCTATCTGGGGAGAAAAAGTTGCTCAGAAAGGTTACAAACTTCCTTATTCAGCAGGACTTTCTATTAATTACTTTTGGCAAGATTCTGAAATTGTTATTAATGATCTTAATGTAGGTTTTAATAATGGACCGCAATACAATCTAGACGAAATTGTGCGTTTTGATAAATCTCATGTAGAGGCTGGCGCATTAACTATTCGTCCTGATATTTGGCTTCTACCCTTTTTAAATATTTATGGAATATTGGGGAAAGCCAATACTTCAACTAAAATCAATGCCGGAATTTATGTTCCAGATCAAGATAACAATTGGTCGCAAGTTGCTCATTTCTCAACAAAAGCAAATTTTAACGCTACAACATTCGGACTTGGAATGACGCCAACAATTGGAATTGGCGGCGGATGGTTGGCTTTGGATATGAATATGGCGTGGACCGATATCAGCTCGCTTGATAAACCTGCGTTTTCTTATGTTTTTGGTCCACGATTAGGGAAAACATTCAAATTTCGTAAACCAGAACAAAATATTGCCGTTTGGGTTGGTGGTTTTAGAGTTCATATTTCTGGAGATACTAACGGAAATTTACCTTTATCTGATTTTATAGATCTAAGCAACGCTCAGCAAAAAGTTGATGATGGCTTGGCAAAAGTGACAGAAAACCAGACTAAAGTAGATAATTGGTGGGATAGTCTAACTCCTGTAGAACAAAAAAATCCAGTAAATGTTGCCAAACATAATACAGCAAACAGAGCACTAGAAAGTGCAGGAAATATTTTAGCAACTCTAGATGGCGCTCTAAGCACCGCTGGATCATCGTCTGTGCAATATTCTCTTCAAAAAAGACCTAAAGATATGTGGAATTTTATTGTAGGTTCTCAATATCAGCTTAATAAACATATTATGTTTAGAGTTGAAGCTGGTTTTCTTGGAAGCCGTACACAAGCTTTAGGAGGAATTCAATATCGTTTTGGACTTTAATTTCTGATTATGAAAAAGAGTTTATTGATACTCCTCGTTTTCTTTTGTATGAATGAGGCGAAATCGCAGGTTTTGATATCGCTAATTTTTGGAGATAAACTTAATTCGCCTTTTTTAGAATTTGGACTTGAAGGCGGTATCAATCTTTCTGATATTTCAAACCTTGAAAGCTCTGGAATGAATCCGGGTTTCAATCTTGGTTTTTATTTTGATGTTCGATCTAAAAAAAATCCTGCTTGGATGATTAATACTGGCGTTATAGTTAAATCTCCAATGGGAGCCAGACATATTCCTGTTTATTCTTTAGATGATGTCAACTTAGACAATACATTTGAAGGCGGAACTGTTAATCGAGAAATTCGTTATTTTAATGTTCCTATTTTAATAAAATATCAGTTTAAAAACAGGATTTACGTTAAAACAGGACCACAACTCGGACTTCTTGCATCGGCTTTTGATGAATTTACAAATGAGATTAATAAAAACGATGTTACTTACAAGAAAAAAATCAGAGATGAGATTCGCGTAATTGATGCTGGAATTGCATTAGGAACTGGTTATCATATGAATGTGGGCAACGGATTGAATATCACTATTCAATATTACTACGGATTGGTACCTGTAATGAAAGGAGACGGTCCAAATGTATATAACAGATCTTTATACTTAACAGCCGGAATTCCTATTGGAAAAGGAAAAGCTGCACAAAGAAGAGCTGAAAAAGATGCCGAAATGAATAAGGTTATTTTACCTGAAGATGAGAAAAATTAAATTATTTTTTTTGTGATATTATTAAAAAACATTTAGAATAATATTTCGCTCCGCTGGAGCTTTTGATGGGTTTTAATAATTATTTGCTATAAATATTTCGTCCCTCTGGGACTTAAACTAATCATTAATCATCCAATGGAAAAGTTTCGGAGAACATTAATATTAAATTATTTTACACTCAAAATATAAAAAGCTTCGGAGAAGCTAAATATTTATAGCATAATTACATAATTATAAGTAAAGCCCCAGAGGGGCGACATATATCATGTTGAAGGTTATGCAAACCTCTAAACCTTAAATATTGTTAAGCTATCTCCTTATTAATTCCCTTTATAAAATCTAAAATTTCTTCTGTACTTAAAACATAATCTGGTTTTGTATGCAAAATCGCATTATTAGGCATAAAAGACATTTCTGCAGAAAGCGGATTCTGAACGACCGTTATTCCTCCTGCATCCTGAATAGCTTTCATTCCGACTGTTCCATCAGAATTAGAACCAGAAAGTAAAATTCCGATTAGATTGCTCCCATAAATTTCTGCCGCGGATTCAAATGAAACATCAATACTTGGTCTGCTGTAATTTATCTTTTCAGAAGTATCCAATGAAAGCGTTTCGTTTTTTTCAAACAATAAATGATAATTAGATGGCGCGATATAAATAAAGCCTGCTTTTACAGCAACTTTGTCTTCTACTTCATTTACTTTAACATTCGCTTTTAAAGCTAATAAAGCCTCCAAAGTCTGTTCGTCAGAATTTTTTCTATGAACAACAATCACAATGGCGTACGAAATCGGATCTTCTATAAAAGGCAAAATTTGCAATAATGCTTGCAAACTTCCCGCAGAACCTCCAATTATGACTACTTTACAATCTTTTATTACTCTCTTACTTTCCTCCATATTTTTTCTCTTTCAAACTGTTTGTATTTAGTTTGAGATATAGAATATTTTATAGTTTCTTTTGTTCCAAGTGCTAGAAATCCTAGAACAGAAAGACTGTCATCAAATAAATTAACAACTCTTTTTTGCAGATTATTATCAAAATAGATTAAAACATTTCGACACAAAATCAAGTCAAACTCATTAAAAGAATTGTCCGAAACTAAA from Flavobacterium sp. YJ01 carries:
- a CDS encoding CusA/CzcA family heavy metal efflux RND transporter, encoding MLDKIIQFSIKNKFIILLFTLVLIAVGSYSLKKLPLDALPDITNNQVQIITTAPTLASQEVEQLITYPLEQAVKTVPEVIELRSISRFGLSVVTVVFEDDVDIYWAREQIFQRLKQAEENIPEYVGSPELAPISTGLGEIYQYDVYAKKGYENKYSAVDLRTIQDWIIIPQLQGIKGVADVSSWGGKLKQYEIAVNPNTLNSLGVTITEIFDALEKNNQNTGGAYIEKDQYAYFIRGVGMAKGTKDLGNVVVKNRNGSPVLVRDVAEVREGVALRYGASTKDGKGEIVSGLVLMLKGENSKAVVDRIHEKMIQINKSLPEGVVAEAFIDRGKLVDNAIGTVTKNLLEGALIVIFVLILFLGNLRAGLIVASVIPLAMLFAIILMNLFGVSGNLMSLGAIDFGIIVDGAVIIVEATMHHLQKFKNKKELSQEEMDAEVYNSASKIRNSAAFGEIIILIVYLPILALIGTEGKMFKPMAMTVGFAIIGAFILSLTYVPMMSALFLSKKTEHKENFSDRMILWLENLYMPLLKKALEFKKVVLAVAIGLFALSVIIFQNMGGEFIPTIEEGDLAMNATIMTGSSLTQTVETTTKYEQILKAKFPEIKTIVSKIGSGEIPTDPMPIESGDLIIVLKDKKEWSGKYRNWEDLANAMKEEMEVIPGVNIEISQPIQMRFNELMTGSRSDIAIKIFGDDLEILDAKATELISKIKSIEGVGDLKADKVTGLPQITIKYDYNKIALYGLNISDINQIIRSSFAGESAGKIYEESKRFDVVVRMNEDNRADITDVSNLFIPLPNGQQVPLSQVASVEYEQGPVQVIREDGKRRITVGLNVRGRDIQSVVEEIQQRLDKNYKLPSGYFITYGGQFENLIEASQRLLVALPVALGLILVLLYFTFNSIKQAVLIFTAIPLSAMGGVLALVLRGMPFSISAGIGFIALFGIAVLNGIVLISYFNQLKTEGISDPLQRVYIGTKTRLRPVLMTAAVASLGFLPMALSTSGGAEVQKPLATVVIGGLFSATLLTLIVLPILYLMLELGFNRKER
- a CDS encoding DUF6660 family protein, encoding MKWIAIILSVYLMALSNMPCADMEVNSAMHKTAQFSSEENHSHDKENDLCSPFCACNCCGAQVLSYQTPITFEFPQTDHLILSPLPSYNSILASNFYGSIWQPPQLG
- a CDS encoding TolC family protein, coding for MKKLLYNLRKLTFANFALSLRTLRLTAFLLVCTTTFAQQKISLEKAIELAKSNNIDLKIADKEIEKQTVLKKAAFQPDPLQVQYQGGQFNSVDFDHNVSVQQFFPLGNITKANRQLQEELAKLAEKRKALSSYELEKAVTLAYYQYLYGISIQKLNSELNDIYTKFLKNAELRFKTGESGNIEVISAKAKVKEIETQKAQLEYDLAIYQKQLQFFIQTNENIVPDQNTALQYTFVESQQNTKAESLLTDFYQQQISVYQKEAGTFKALRTPKVGLGYFAQTINTESLFQGFTAGLQIPLFGGVNTTKAKAAEISISQSQLALDKSKMILNLQREELRNNFEKQQKNLVYFQNEGSQYANQIIETAQKSYANGDMSYWSYISFLNQAIDIKKQFAEATHSYNQSAIELQFPTIKNN
- a CDS encoding chemotaxis protein CheB produces the protein MEESKRVIKDCKVVIIGGSAGSLQALLQILPFIEDPISYAIVIVVHRKNSDEQTLEALLALKANVKVNEVEDKVAVKAGFIYIAPSNYHLLFEKNETLSLDTSEKINYSRPSIDVSFESAAEIYGSNLIGILLSGSNSDGTVGMKAIQDAGGITVVQNPLSAEMSFMPNNAILHTKPDYVLSTEEILDFIKGINKEIA
- a CDS encoding porin family protein codes for the protein MKKSLLILLVFFCMNEAKSQVLISLIFGDKLNSPFLEFGLEGGINLSDISNLESSGMNPGFNLGFYFDVRSKKNPAWMINTGVIVKSPMGARHIPVYSLDDVNLDNTFEGGTVNREIRYFNVPILIKYQFKNRIYVKTGPQLGLLASAFDEFTNEINKNDVTYKKKIRDEIRVIDAGIALGTGYHMNVGNGLNITIQYYYGLVPVMKGDGPNVYNRSLYLTAGIPIGKGKAAQRRAEKDAEMNKVILPEDEKN